One Ignisphaera sp. DNA window includes the following coding sequences:
- a CDS encoding uroporphyrinogen decarboxylase family protein, with protein sequence MLSLKEQILEKVRKILGDHIPIGGGISPALYIHGTKEKVYEKVCKLLNDVKEPRVFMFMGTGAPIPYEARIENIKAAVDAVIKCGKYE encoded by the coding sequence TTGCTTAGTTTGAAAGAGCAGATCTTAGAAAAAGTTAGAAAGATTCTAGGAGATCACATTCCTATAGGTGGCGGAATATCGCCGGCACTATATATCCACGGAACTAAGGAGAAGGTTTACGAGAAGGTATGCAAACTTTTAAACGATGTTAAGGAACCCAGGGTATTTATGTTCATGGGCACAGGAGCACCTATACCCTACGAAGCAAGAATAGAGAACATCAAGGCGGCGGTAGATGCTGTCATAAAGTGTGGTAAATACGAGTAG
- a CDS encoding MFS transporter encodes MATARYGSTTRWVYPILCFFITFLGGTIYSYSIIGYELQKQWGVSATEAGIPYFAYLCAYGYLMLLGGVLEKRFRSEKVPLFLGALFFGLGLIGASFIDKNVSLFSALFFVAGVGVALMDSMTLPIAASWVPDKPGLAIGIARAGFGIASLVAAPLFEYLFRVYGFSTGIRIVGIAFLVAALTLAYLTKMNPASREIQKQENLGESLRVVLSRGCFWIIWVLYFAGLFTPLAYVGYVKQIGVELASIDPQVMGYTIAIFSVFNGVGRVLYGKVIDLKGFLFAASINYASAILALTALWLYPSQVVFLLASPIIYLSLGGWLVIAPTEARRITSQERFSLSWPLLMTGYATAVFVGTLATGIIRDVVGGFQAVFPVFIAITVVIGLIPTYTIYRRACSMNRRMGSFNG; translated from the coding sequence ATGGCCACAGCCAGATATGGTAGTACTACTAGGTGGGTTTACCCTATACTGTGCTTTTTCATAACATTCTTAGGGGGTACTATCTACTCTTACAGCATTATTGGCTATGAATTGCAGAAGCAGTGGGGGGTTTCAGCAACCGAAGCTGGTATACCTTATTTTGCTTATCTATGCGCTTATGGTTATTTAATGTTATTAGGCGGAGTTCTTGAAAAAAGATTTAGATCGGAGAAAGTTCCTCTGTTTTTAGGAGCACTTTTCTTTGGATTAGGGTTGATAGGCGCAAGTTTTATTGACAAGAATGTGTCTTTGTTTTCAGCGCTATTCTTTGTTGCGGGGGTAGGAGTTGCTTTAATGGATAGCATGACTCTTCCTATAGCAGCTTCGTGGGTACCTGATAAACCTGGTTTAGCTATTGGTATAGCTAGGGCAGGTTTTGGAATAGCATCGCTTGTTGCAGCTCCGCTATTTGAGTATCTGTTTAGAGTCTACGGTTTCAGTACTGGTATAAGAATTGTTGGAATAGCATTTCTGGTAGCAGCCCTTACTTTAGCATATCTAACAAAGATGAACCCTGCTAGCAGGGAAATTCAAAAACAAGAAAATCTAGGAGAATCTCTACGTGTTGTTCTATCTAGGGGGTGTTTTTGGATAATATGGGTGTTGTACTTTGCAGGGCTTTTTACACCGTTAGCGTATGTAGGTTACGTGAAGCAAATAGGTGTAGAATTGGCTTCAATTGACCCACAGGTTATGGGATATACTATAGCTATTTTCTCTGTATTCAATGGGGTGGGTAGAGTACTCTATGGTAAGGTAATAGATTTGAAGGGATTCCTATTTGCAGCAAGCATAAACTACGCTTCAGCAATACTTGCACTCACAGCTTTATGGTTGTACCCATCTCAAGTTGTATTCCTATTAGCTTCACCAATAATATACTTAAGCTTAGGGGGATGGCTGGTTATAGCACCAACAGAGGCAAGAAGAATAACTTCGCAGGAGAGGTTCTCACTAAGCTGGCCGTTGCTAATGACAGGCTATGCTACAGCAGTATTCGTAGGAACTCTAGCTACCGGTATTATCAGGGATGTTGTGGGTGGGTTTCAAGCAGTATTCCCGGTGTTTATAGCGATTACGGTTGTTATAGGGTTAATACCTACGTACACCATATATAGAAGGGCGTGCTCGATGAATCGACGCATGGGAAGCTTCAATGGGTAA
- a CDS encoding SAM-dependent chlorinase/fluorinase, whose amino-acid sequence MRRPCGVIVLMTDFGYEDPYVAAMKGVALDICPHVRVVDITHSIPSFDIDHAALTLFMAYKYYPAGTIFVVVVDPGVGSPRRPLLIVTRNYYFIGPDNGVLVLAARDDGIEAVFALENDLYFRKPVSSSFHGRDIFTPVASWLACGTPPNSFGSPQPVDSLKEPGIAMKMKKIDERCLELEAIYIDKFGNVMLSAFFDDLSKALGLSLGDTVSIFIGNRRFEARVEKVFSVVKEGEIVLYKNSFHLAELAVNKGSAKNVLGIGKRDAIRICKTVA is encoded by the coding sequence TTGAGGAGGCCATGTGGAGTAATAGTCTTGATGACAGACTTCGGATATGAGGATCCATATGTAGCTGCTATGAAGGGCGTTGCCCTAGATATTTGCCCCCATGTAAGAGTTGTTGATATAACACACTCTATTCCGAGCTTTGACATAGACCATGCCGCTCTAACCCTCTTTATGGCGTACAAGTATTACCCAGCTGGAACGATATTTGTCGTTGTTGTAGATCCGGGTGTTGGTAGCCCCAGAAGACCTCTACTCATAGTAACCAGAAACTACTACTTTATTGGCCCAGACAACGGCGTTTTAGTTCTAGCGGCTAGAGATGATGGTATAGAGGCTGTCTTTGCTCTTGAAAACGATTTGTATTTCAGAAAACCTGTTTCAAGTTCATTCCACGGAAGAGACATATTCACACCCGTTGCCTCATGGTTAGCATGCGGCACACCTCCAAATTCTTTTGGCTCTCCACAACCAGTTGATAGCTTAAAAGAACCTGGAATAGCAATGAAAATGAAGAAAATAGATGAGAGATGCCTGGAATTGGAGGCGATATACATAGACAAGTTTGGCAATGTAATGCTGTCAGCGTTCTTCGACGACTTGTCTAAGGCTCTTGGCCTAAGCTTGGGGGACACAGTATCGATTTTCATAGGTAATAGGAGATTTGAGGCTAGGGTAGAGAAAGTGTTTTCCGTAGTTAAAGAGGGTGAGATTGTGCTATATAAAAACAGTTTTCATCTAGCCGAACTGGCGGTGAACAAAGGATCTGCGAAGAACGTTCTTGGAATTGGAAAAAGAGATGCTATCAGAATATGCAAAACAGTGGCATGA
- a CDS encoding ATP-binding protein — protein MRRIKLPFAGLTIDFVDRESALKRVFEWAERGTYPVQVVFGPEGCGKTAWLRQSAELLKDMGFDVIYFNPVERDVLVELGLHDLKRDFLRLVEELSRQHMVANIAWSVIDFARRAVEHGSKRMAILVDDIFQDIGISKSATYVKGLLGLLEHPPREYERIVSVVATSEGISRREIGKHDWADLKPMWNMGRDGFEQLYNLLPDPKPDFEYIWRMTGGNPRYLEQLYKANWIIDKVVEKIVEGKNITPSFVAKWKRLLEKAVEDPDVLWEPDTPQELVDELIERNLIVYLLSKRDPWFWVDTPPPEKDLELGIGRYVAWQTPLHREAVRKVLEIYN, from the coding sequence ATGAGGAGGATTAAGCTTCCCTTTGCCGGCTTGACAATCGATTTTGTTGATAGGGAGTCGGCTTTGAAAAGAGTTTTTGAGTGGGCTGAAAGGGGTACTTACCCTGTTCAAGTTGTTTTTGGTCCCGAGGGTTGTGGTAAAACTGCTTGGCTTAGACAATCAGCAGAGCTTTTAAAGGATATGGGCTTTGATGTCATATACTTTAACCCTGTTGAGAGAGATGTTCTTGTTGAGCTTGGGCTCCATGATCTAAAGAGGGATTTTCTGAGATTAGTTGAGGAGCTTAGCAGACAGCATATGGTTGCAAATATTGCTTGGAGCGTAATAGACTTTGCCAGAAGAGCTGTCGAGCATGGGTCAAAGAGAATGGCTATCCTAGTAGATGATATTTTTCAGGATATAGGGATAAGTAAATCGGCCACATATGTAAAAGGGCTTCTCGGTTTGCTTGAACACCCTCCTAGAGAATATGAGAGAATTGTGTCAGTTGTTGCTACTAGCGAGGGCATTTCAAGAAGGGAGATAGGCAAACACGACTGGGCAGATCTGAAACCAATGTGGAATATGGGGAGGGACGGCTTTGAACAGCTCTATAACCTGTTGCCAGATCCAAAACCGGACTTCGAATATATTTGGAGAATGACAGGAGGAAACCCAAGATATCTAGAGCAGTTATACAAAGCCAATTGGATTATCGATAAGGTTGTTGAGAAAATTGTTGAGGGAAAAAACATAACCCCTAGTTTTGTGGCTAAATGGAAGAGGTTACTTGAAAAAGCGGTTGAGGATCCCGATGTTTTGTGGGAGCCAGATACCCCCCAAGAGCTTGTTGATGAACTTATTGAGAGGAATTTAATAGTATACCTGCTGTCTAAGAGAGATCCATGGTTTTGGGTGGACACTCCACCGCCTGAGAAGGATCTTGAGCTTGGCATTGGCAGATATGTAGCTTGGCAAACACCTCTTCACAGAGAAGCAGTTAGAAAGGTATTGGAGATATATAATTGA
- a CDS encoding HEPN domain-containing protein: protein MQTIQSLALTLFHITQHKNKLPYTAKKLRGENLSTSLIVLPIYTGGLWVKSMHRLEVEILKKRSSMFLEEARHALDRGFYDLVCFLSEQSLQLYLKALLLELVGDYPRTHSIRHLLGELNRVLKSRELEDFVVANRARLLALEDAYLMSRYYIREYEKEDAEDMIRLVEEVLSLLKKILGGRQ, encoded by the coding sequence TTGCAAACAATACAAAGCCTAGCACTAACCCTGTTCCACATCACACAGCACAAAAATAAGTTGCCCTACACAGCTAAAAAACTGAGAGGAGAAAACTTATCAACATCGCTTATAGTGCTACCTATATATACAGGCGGTTTGTGGGTCAAGTCTATGCATAGACTGGAGGTGGAGATTCTTAAGAAGAGATCATCAATGTTTCTAGAGGAGGCTAGGCACGCTCTGGATAGAGGTTTCTATGATCTAGTATGTTTTTTATCCGAGCAATCCCTACAACTCTATCTAAAGGCTTTATTGCTGGAGCTTGTGGGCGATTATCCTAGAACCCATAGTATTAGACATCTATTGGGCGAGCTAAACAGGGTTCTAAAATCTCGAGAACTAGAAGATTTTGTTGTAGCAAATAGGGCCAGGCTCTTGGCTCTCGAAGACGCATATCTGATGTCTAGATACTATATTAGAGAGTATGAGAAGGAGGATGCAGAGGATATGATAAGGCTTGTCGAGGAGGTGCTATCTCTACTCAAAAAGATTCTGGGTGGCAGGCAATGA
- a CDS encoding ATPase domain-containing protein — protein sequence MENNARCLYVSFQEDKERLFKQLEGVGIDFRVYDEKKLLLFVKILVVASSNEIQLILNNLSKLVLEYNPRVVVIDSVTPLLEAIENNIAARGYLQNFFCELQKTINGAVVLVSEIPLGEEYVNKAE from the coding sequence ATGGAGAATAACGCTAGGTGTCTCTACGTATCTTTCCAGGAAGATAAAGAGAGGTTATTTAAACAACTCGAAGGTGTTGGTATAGATTTTAGGGTTTACGACGAAAAGAAACTACTTCTATTCGTTAAGATACTTGTAGTAGCATCAAGCAACGAAATTCAGCTAATATTGAATAACCTATCCAAGCTTGTTTTAGAGTACAATCCACGGGTAGTGGTTATAGACTCTGTAACTCCTTTGCTTGAAGCTATAGAGAACAACATAGCTGCACGGGGTTACCTACAGAATTTCTTCTGTGAGTTACAGAAAACCATCAATGGAGCTGTTGTTCTAGTATCCGAAATACCTTTGGGAGAGGAATACGTTAATAAGGCTGAATAG
- a CDS encoding GIY-YIG nuclease family protein, protein MSDLSAPGIYILVINVSKRICLDIKSLNRPCIDSGLYGYVGSARGSGGIRARLEHHLRRDKKRLWWHIDYLTTKQEVVPLLTIYANTLDDVERIFAETLIDIGCWQVAVPRFGSTDKKTPSHLLKCVCSETQCIEHVLKSFELLGLQPAILQISSTVHVGHIK, encoded by the coding sequence GTGAGCGATCTGAGTGCTCCTGGAATCTACATCCTAGTTATCAATGTCTCAAAGCGCATCTGCCTAGATATAAAGTCTCTCAACAGACCTTGCATAGACTCTGGTCTCTACGGATATGTCGGCTCTGCCAGAGGCTCTGGAGGCATTAGAGCAAGGCTGGAGCACCATCTTAGAAGAGATAAAAAGAGGCTCTGGTGGCACATAGACTACCTAACAACGAAGCAGGAGGTAGTACCCCTTCTGACGATCTATGCCAATACATTGGATGATGTGGAAAGAATATTCGCGGAAACACTCATTGACATAGGATGCTGGCAGGTTGCAGTTCCACGCTTTGGTTCAACAGATAAGAAGACCCCTTCACATTTACTGAAATGCGTTTGCAGTGAAACACAATGTATAGAACACGTCCTAAAATCATTCGAACTTCTTGGCCTACAACCAGCCATTCTACAAATTAGTAGCACAGTTCATGTAGGACATATTAAATGA
- a CDS encoding stage II sporulation protein M codes for MGILSHFANDLPIIGAVLVTTIIFFSIAVLFIDVPPQLVDVLRDEIKRMEGIASASSLGEITLAIFSNNAQVNVMLAIPILNIIVYPMMLLSTAWALRIAVEMQLTTVGIGGVDLFTALATALAILLISPHTYIEFLSYSITFVASSKLMIYMFKRNIDKERVKYYLFLVAVSMAILFIAALIEGLERELFVGA; via the coding sequence ATGGGTATTTTAAGTCATTTTGCAAATGACTTGCCTATAATTGGAGCGGTTTTGGTGACCACAATAATCTTCTTCTCTATAGCTGTCCTCTTCATAGATGTTCCTCCACAGCTTGTAGATGTGCTAAGGGATGAGATAAAGAGGATGGAGGGCATAGCCAGTGCTAGTAGCTTGGGGGAAATCACATTAGCTATATTTAGTAACAATGCACAAGTTAATGTCATGCTTGCTATACCTATTCTAAACATTATTGTATATCCTATGATGTTGCTATCAACTGCATGGGCTCTTAGAATAGCTGTGGAGATGCAACTAACCACTGTGGGCATTGGTGGTGTAGATCTCTTTACAGCTCTTGCTACAGCCCTTGCAATACTCCTTATTTCTCCTCATACATACATCGAGTTTCTATCCTATTCAATAACGTTTGTAGCCTCGTCAAAGCTAATGATATACATGTTCAAGAGAAATATTGATAAGGAGAGGGTTAAGTACTACCTCTTCCTAGTAGCCGTATCCATGGCAATATTGTTTATAGCAGCGCTTATAGAGGGGCTTGAAAGAGAGCTCTTTGTTGGTGCATAA
- a CDS encoding nucleotidyltransferase domain-containing protein: MNIFMDTSAKRAKLVSEWRLWASRIARVVKEVIPDAEVYVIGSVARGDNVGGSDVDILIVSEYAPKKPIEIAKLKAFIEEILNLPYYHPFEIHILGPEEAKRHIEKSGGYVLKIA, translated from the coding sequence ATGAACATATTTATGGATACCTCAGCAAAACGTGCTAAACTGGTAAGCGAGTGGAGGTTATGGGCCTCTAGAATAGCTAGGGTAGTCAAGGAGGTTATCCCAGATGCGGAGGTCTATGTCATTGGAAGTGTGGCTAGAGGCGATAATGTTGGTGGAAGCGATGTAGATATACTGATAGTGTCTGAATACGCTCCGAAAAAACCTATAGAGATAGCCAAGCTAAAAGCCTTCATAGAGGAGATACTGAACTTGCCATACTACCACCCATTCGAGATACATATTTTAGGACCAGAGGAGGCCAAGCGACACATAGAAAAATCAGGTGGATACGTACTGAAAATAGCTTAG